The Sorex araneus isolate mSorAra2 chromosome 5, mSorAra2.pri, whole genome shotgun sequence genome has a segment encoding these proteins:
- the KCNA3 gene encoding potassium voltage-gated channel subfamily A member 3, with protein sequence MDEHLSLLSSPPPPSARHRAHPPQDPASGGGGGGGAHTLLNPGYAEPAAGPALPPDMTVVAGDHLLEPEAADGGGDPPQGGGGERYEPLPPALPAGGEQDCCGERVVINISGLRFETQLKTLCQFPETLLGDPKRRMRYFDPLRNEYFFDRNRPSFDAILYYYQSGGRIRRPVNVPIDIFSEEIRFYQLGEEAMEKFREDEGFLREEERPLPRRDFQRQVWLLFEYPESSGPARGIAIVSVLVILISIVIFCLETLPEFRDDKDYPSSTSQDQPEAASHNGTSGAPAGASSFSDPFFVVETLCIIWFSFELLVRFFACPSKATFSRNIMNLIDVVAIIPYFITLGTELAERQGNGQQAMSLAILRVIRLVRVFRIFKLSRHSKGLQILGQTLKASMRELGLLIFFLFIGVILFSSAVYFAEADDPTSGFSSIPDAFWWAVVTMTTVGYGDMHPVTIGGKIVGSLCAIAGVLTIALPVPVIVSNFNYFYHRETEGEEQAQYLHVGSCQHLSSSEEELRKARSNSTLSKSEYMVIEEGGMNHSTFPQTPFKTGNSTAPCTTNNNPNSCVNIKKIFTDV encoded by the coding sequence ATGGACGAGCACCTCAGCCTGCTGagctcgccgccgccgccctccgCCCGCCACCGCGCCCACCCTCCGCAGGACCCcgcgagcggcggcggcggcggcggcggcgcccacACCTTGCTGAACCCCGGCTACGCCGagcccgccgccggccccgcgctgCCGCCCGACATGACGGTGGTGGCCGGAGACCACCTGCTGGAGCCGGAGGCGGCCGACGGCGGCGGGGACCCGCCtcagggcggcggcggcgagcgcTACGAGCCGCTGCCGCCCGCGCTGCCGGCCGGCGGCGAGCAGGACTGCTGCGGGGAGCGCGTGGTCATCAACATCTCGGGGCTGCGCTTCGAGACACAGCTCAAGACCCTCTGCCAGTTCCCCGAGACGCTGCTGGGCGACCCCAAGCGGCGCATGCGGTACTTCGACCCGCTCCGCAACGAGTACTTCTTCGACCGCAACCGGCCCAGCTTCGACGCCATCCTCTACTACTACCAGTCCGGGGGCCGCATCCGCCGGCCCGTCAACGTGCCCATCGACATCTTCTCCGAGGAGATCCGCTTCTACCAGCTGGGCGAGGAGGCCATGGAGAAGTTCCGCGAGGACGAGGGCTTCCTGCGCGAGGAGGAGCGGCCCCTGCCCCGCCGCGACTTCCAGCGCCAGGTGTGGCTGCTCTTCGAGTACCCCGAGAGCTCCGGGCCGGCGCGGGGCATCGCCATCGTGTCCGTGCTCGTCATCCTCATCTCCATCGTCATCTTCTGCCTCGAGACGCTGCCCGAGTTCCGCGACGACAAGGACTACCCCTCCTCGACGTCGCAGGACCAGCCCGAGGCGGCCAGCCACAACGGCACGTCGGGGGCCCCCGCGGGCGCTTCCAGCTTCTCGGATCCCTTCTTCGTGGTGGAGACTCTGTGCATCATCTGGTTCTCCTTCGAGCTGCTGGTGCGCTTCTTTGCGTGCCCCAGCAAAGCCACCTTCTCGAGAAATATCATGAACCTGATCGACGTCGTGGCCATCATCCCCTATTTCATCACCTTGGGCACCGAACTGGCTGAGCGACAGGGCAACGGGCAGCAAGCCATGTCCCTGGCCATCCTGAGGGTCATCCGCCTGGTGCGGGTCTTCCGCATCTTCAAGCTCTCCCGCCACTCCAAGGGGCTGCAGATCCTGGGCCAGACCCTGAAGGCTTCCATGCGGGAGCTGGGGCtactcatcttcttcctcttcatcggCGTCATCCTCTTCTCCAGCGCCGTCTACTTTGCCGAGGCAGACGACCCCACTTCGGGTTTCAGCAGTATCCCAGATGCCTTCTGGTGGGCAGTGGTAACCATGACAACAGTAGGTTATGGTGATATGCATCCAGTGACCATAGGGGGCAAAATTGTGGGGTCGCTCTGTGCCATCGCTGGTGTCTTGACCATTGCATTGCCAGTACCCGTGATTGTTTCCAACTTCAATTACTTCTACCACCGGGAGACCGAAGGGGAAGAGCAAGCCCAGTACTTGCACGTGGGAAGTTGCCAGCATCTCTCTTCTTCAGAAGAGGAGCTCAgaaaagcaaggagtaactcAACTCTGAGTAAGTCGGAGTATATGGTGATTGAAGAGGGGGGTATGAACCATAGCACCTTCCCACAAACCCCATTCAAAACGGGCAATTCCACTGCCCCCTGCACAACAAACAATAATCCCAACTCCTGTGTCAACATCAAAAAGATATTTACCGATGTTTAA